The Fluviicola sp. genome contains a region encoding:
- a CDS encoding MG2 domain-containing protein, which translates to MSRFIILLSLATSLLATIFACSGNKILSVDPKFRKWVSGYTSGIISNTDNIEIELKNQLDSSKLIELGMKSRMDEKVLKEIVEISPEIDADIQWVDFRTIQIVPKKALASNQIYTVSLDLDEIMEVEDGYEEFNFQFATKPQKMEVGDPSLIEYDSYNLEWYSLRGTISMTDHFDTTKLKDLITINLGNRKQKVHFEESYGENEYYYIVDSIKRSEKEQKITVEWNGDPISSFSNGSTGIDVPALGDFNVSSYNVSDEDDQSIRLTFSEPLSTNQDLNGLIDLVGVSGETFSIYYNEVTVFIPSRIEGTYRLKVNSGIRNIKNYQMLKGSEYSLLFTASKPKVRIVGSGSILPDSKGLIFPFETIGLKSVTVRIIRIYEENVHHFLQVNELNESESIFRFGKKIAEKNISLGVKKEDKSDWASHVLDLEKWIRPEPGAIYRISIKFGQKDAYCDCPANPEEETADQPSESEARVEEEWSERPWHLDDWDDGYEDWGGYGSNESPCSSDYYYGKAVSRNILASNIGVIYKLDAKKEAHVFLTDMITTQPIPNASVTFYDYAKQVIASGTTNSEGMYTKTLSEKPFLLIAKNGKQRGYLKVSDGHSNTLSEFDVEGEEVQNGLKGYIYAERGVWRPGDSIYVNFVLRDYEKKLPLNHPVTFTLTDPSGYETSKITKSQGINGHYDFRTATRHDAKTGIYTASVMVGSREFTKYLKVETVKPNRLKIKLDVPLSSDSLLHLESYWLHGAPAKNLRATVDVEYQSTKTVIPGFPKFEFDSPIRKINSDNNTLFDDDLDANGKASFKQEISSLSQASGMMNAIYTMRVFEQGGNFSIDRFSQIYSPYKQYVGFRTPDLEADNSLISGKKHTFDVVMVNAAGTILKKPSKIRVKIYRMEWRWWYESGDDDLGNFMARNGNMLVYDSLLNASNGKTAFKFGLNETDYGRFLVTVTDEEGFHQAGKIISIDVPYWSRGNQKNNEYASMLNFSTDKKSYVKGEIVKLSIPSPASGKALISVETRTKIVKKFWVNTTKGETTCSFETTEDMAPNAYVHVSLIQPHSATTNDLPIRMYGIVPIIVDDPATHLHPEIAVAKEWRPESTAKVTVSEKSGKGMTYTLAIVDEGLLDLTRFKTPNPWNTFYAKEALGIKTWDMYDYVIGAYSGKLNRLLSIGGDGSADDGAGPKANRFKPMVHFLGPFVLPAGSSKTHQVELPTYIGSVRVMVVAHSATAFGNAEETVTIKKPLMVLGTLPRVIGPSETIQLPVDVFAMKENIKNVDVQVSCNDLLAVNGTKNQGIKFAAEGDQIVNFELKVANKLGIAKIRIFAKSGAETATQEFEVDVRSPNPQVLESETKVIEPGATAGFTMEQDGISGSHSYSLETSQFSSINLSGRMDELINYPHGCIEQTTSAVFPQLFAMDVMQFSEKEKKEMSANIKAALIKYQSFQQYEGGFAYWPGNREASDWGSNYAGHFMIEAEQHGFTLPANLKSRWMEYQKNEANKWTADSYQGYDSHAEESHQLIQAYRLYTLALAGKPELGAMNRLKENSKLGVTAKWRLAAAYYLAGQKDLAKQMTRNLSFAPANYREYAYSYGSTLRDKAMNLEAGLMIDSKPTDQTEKEITDILKSNQWLSTQEAGYCILALTSGKIKNNGTLQFEINSEKVTAGKCMITKNYTEADGTKLKRLSVRNTSSKKIYVTFCTKKVPQIGKEKKIRSNLEMTISYTNLNGVSIDPSKITQGTDFIMEVKLKNPTKDQFYREMALNQIMPSGWEIHNARLYDDESTPNIDYQDYRDDRVYSYFKLAPNETKIFKIQLNASYLGRFYLPAVFSEAMYDHAVNAQEKGRWVEVTKIIKQPKSS; encoded by the coding sequence ATGTCACGCTTCATTATTCTTCTATCGCTTGCAACGAGCTTACTGGCAACCATCTTTGCCTGCTCGGGCAACAAGATCCTTTCCGTGGATCCCAAATTCAGGAAGTGGGTTTCCGGTTATACCTCGGGAATCATCTCCAATACCGACAACATCGAGATTGAACTCAAAAATCAGCTGGATTCCTCCAAACTTATAGAGCTTGGAATGAAATCCCGCATGGATGAAAAAGTGCTGAAAGAAATCGTGGAGATTAGTCCGGAAATTGATGCCGATATTCAATGGGTGGATTTCAGGACCATTCAAATCGTTCCGAAAAAAGCCCTGGCCTCCAACCAGATTTATACCGTGAGTTTGGATTTGGATGAAATCATGGAAGTGGAAGACGGATACGAAGAATTCAACTTTCAGTTTGCCACCAAACCGCAAAAGATGGAGGTCGGTGATCCAAGCCTGATCGAATACGATTCCTACAACCTGGAATGGTATTCCCTGCGCGGAACGATTTCCATGACCGATCATTTCGACACCACCAAACTGAAAGATCTGATTACCATCAACCTCGGGAACCGGAAACAAAAAGTACACTTTGAAGAAAGCTACGGCGAAAACGAATATTATTATATCGTAGACAGCATCAAACGTTCAGAAAAAGAACAAAAAATAACCGTTGAGTGGAATGGCGACCCGATTTCCTCTTTTTCAAACGGATCAACCGGCATTGATGTTCCCGCATTGGGAGATTTCAACGTGAGCTCTTACAATGTCAGTGATGAAGACGATCAAAGTATCCGGCTGACTTTCTCAGAGCCTTTATCCACCAACCAGGATCTGAACGGATTAATTGACCTGGTGGGAGTTTCCGGTGAAACTTTTTCCATCTATTACAACGAAGTTACGGTGTTCATTCCAAGTCGCATTGAAGGAACTTACCGCTTAAAAGTCAATTCCGGGATCCGGAATATCAAGAATTACCAAATGCTGAAAGGCAGTGAATACAGCTTGTTATTTACAGCTTCCAAACCCAAAGTACGCATTGTGGGGAGCGGCTCCATCCTGCCCGATTCCAAAGGATTGATTTTCCCTTTTGAAACAATCGGATTGAAATCCGTAACCGTGCGCATTATCAGGATTTACGAAGAAAACGTGCATCATTTCCTGCAGGTGAATGAACTCAACGAATCCGAATCCATTTTCCGTTTCGGGAAGAAAATTGCTGAAAAGAACATCTCTTTGGGAGTTAAAAAAGAAGACAAAAGCGACTGGGCATCACACGTATTGGACCTGGAAAAATGGATCAGGCCAGAACCCGGCGCCATTTACCGTATCTCCATTAAATTCGGGCAGAAAGACGCTTATTGTGATTGTCCGGCAAATCCCGAAGAAGAAACAGCAGATCAGCCTTCGGAAAGCGAAGCAAGAGTGGAAGAAGAATGGTCTGAACGCCCGTGGCATTTGGACGATTGGGATGACGGATACGAAGATTGGGGCGGTTACGGTTCGAACGAATCGCCTTGTAGTTCCGATTATTACTATGGAAAAGCTGTTTCCCGGAACATCCTTGCTTCTAACATCGGTGTAATCTACAAACTGGACGCCAAGAAAGAAGCACACGTTTTCCTAACGGATATGATCACCACACAGCCGATTCCAAATGCTTCTGTCACTTTTTACGATTACGCGAAACAAGTCATTGCTTCCGGAACCACAAATTCCGAAGGAATGTATACCAAAACCCTTTCTGAAAAACCCTTTTTACTCATCGCGAAAAACGGAAAGCAGCGCGGTTACCTGAAAGTCAGTGATGGGCATTCCAATACCCTTTCCGAATTCGATGTGGAAGGAGAAGAAGTTCAAAACGGCCTGAAAGGATACATTTATGCAGAACGCGGAGTCTGGCGTCCGGGAGATTCTATTTACGTGAACTTTGTTTTGCGCGATTACGAGAAAAAACTTCCGTTGAATCACCCGGTTACGTTCACTTTAACAGATCCTTCCGGTTATGAAACAAGCAAAATAACCAAATCCCAGGGCATAAACGGACATTACGACTTCCGCACGGCTACACGTCACGATGCAAAAACAGGAATCTACACTGCAAGCGTGATGGTCGGATCACGTGAATTTACCAAGTATCTGAAAGTTGAAACCGTCAAACCAAACCGCTTAAAAATCAAATTGGATGTTCCGCTCAGTTCCGACAGCCTGCTTCACCTGGAATCTTACTGGCTGCATGGTGCTCCGGCAAAAAACCTGCGTGCAACAGTCGATGTCGAGTACCAATCAACCAAAACCGTAATCCCGGGATTCCCGAAATTTGAATTCGATTCGCCGATCCGTAAGATCAATTCCGACAACAATACTTTGTTTGATGACGATCTGGACGCCAATGGAAAAGCTTCCTTTAAGCAGGAAATATCATCCCTGTCACAGGCATCCGGAATGATGAATGCGATTTATACGATGCGGGTATTTGAACAAGGCGGGAATTTCTCCATCGACCGTTTTTCTCAAATCTATTCTCCTTACAAGCAATATGTCGGATTCAGAACTCCCGACCTGGAAGCAGACAATTCACTGATCTCCGGCAAAAAACACACTTTCGATGTGGTGATGGTGAATGCTGCCGGGACCATTTTGAAAAAACCGTCCAAAATCCGTGTAAAAATCTACCGCATGGAATGGAGATGGTGGTACGAAAGCGGCGATGACGATTTGGGCAATTTCATGGCGCGCAACGGGAACATGCTCGTTTACGATTCCCTGCTGAATGCTTCGAATGGCAAAACCGCTTTCAAATTCGGGCTGAACGAGACAGATTACGGGCGCTTCCTGGTAACAGTAACAGACGAAGAAGGTTTTCACCAGGCAGGTAAAATCATTTCGATTGATGTTCCTTACTGGAGCCGCGGGAACCAAAAGAACAATGAATATGCTTCCATGCTCAACTTTTCCACCGATAAGAAAAGTTATGTCAAAGGCGAAATCGTGAAATTGAGTATTCCATCACCGGCTTCGGGTAAAGCATTGATATCCGTTGAAACACGTACCAAAATCGTGAAGAAATTCTGGGTAAACACTACCAAAGGCGAAACTACGTGTTCTTTTGAAACAACCGAAGATATGGCTCCGAACGCTTATGTGCATGTGAGTTTGATACAGCCGCACAGCGCCACTACCAATGACTTGCCTATTCGCATGTATGGAATTGTTCCGATTATTGTCGATGATCCTGCAACACATCTTCACCCGGAAATTGCCGTTGCAAAAGAATGGCGGCCGGAATCGACAGCTAAAGTGACCGTTTCGGAAAAAAGCGGAAAAGGAATGACTTACACGCTTGCCATCGTTGATGAAGGATTATTGGACCTGACGCGCTTCAAAACACCGAATCCGTGGAATACCTTTTATGCCAAAGAAGCATTGGGCATCAAAACCTGGGACATGTATGACTATGTCATCGGTGCTTATTCCGGAAAACTGAACCGGCTGTTGAGTATCGGTGGTGATGGTTCTGCAGACGACGGTGCAGGCCCAAAAGCGAACCGTTTCAAACCGATGGTGCATTTCTTAGGCCCGTTTGTTTTACCGGCCGGTTCTTCCAAAACACACCAGGTTGAATTACCGACTTACATCGGGTCGGTTCGCGTGATGGTGGTAGCTCATTCCGCAACAGCATTCGGAAACGCCGAAGAAACGGTAACGATCAAAAAACCGCTGATGGTTCTTGGAACATTGCCCCGCGTCATTGGTCCGAGTGAGACAATCCAGCTTCCGGTAGACGTTTTCGCCATGAAAGAAAACATTAAAAACGTTGATGTTCAAGTAAGCTGTAACGATCTGCTGGCTGTAAACGGAACTAAAAACCAGGGAATCAAATTTGCAGCAGAAGGAGATCAGATCGTAAACTTTGAATTAAAAGTCGCCAATAAACTGGGCATTGCCAAAATCAGGATTTTTGCGAAATCCGGTGCTGAAACTGCCACGCAGGAATTTGAGGTCGACGTACGAAGCCCGAATCCGCAGGTACTGGAAAGCGAAACCAAGGTGATTGAACCCGGAGCAACAGCCGGTTTCACCATGGAGCAGGACGGAATCAGCGGCTCTCACTCCTATTCGTTAGAGACCAGTCAATTCAGTTCGATTAACTTGAGCGGCCGCATGGATGAACTGATTAATTATCCGCACGGATGTATCGAACAAACGACTTCAGCCGTATTCCCGCAGCTATTCGCCATGGACGTGATGCAATTCAGCGAAAAAGAAAAGAAAGAAATGTCGGCAAATATCAAAGCGGCTTTGATCAAATACCAAAGTTTCCAGCAATACGAAGGTGGTTTCGCCTACTGGCCCGGAAACCGCGAAGCAAGCGATTGGGGATCCAATTACGCCGGTCATTTCATGATCGAAGCCGAGCAGCATGGATTTACCCTTCCTGCAAACCTGAAGTCGCGCTGGATGGAATACCAAAAAAACGAAGCCAATAAATGGACGGCGGATTCCTACCAGGGATATGACAGTCATGCAGAAGAATCGCATCAACTGATACAGGCTTACCGCTTGTACACATTGGCTTTGGCCGGAAAACCCGAATTGGGTGCTATGAACCGTCTGAAAGAAAACAGCAAACTCGGAGTCACAGCGAAATGGAGATTGGCAGCGGCGTACTATCTGGCAGGTCAGAAAGATCTGGCGAAACAAATGACCCGCAACCTGAGTTTTGCTCCGGCTAACTACCGCGAGTATGCTTATTCTTACGGTTCAACGCTGCGCGATAAGGCCATGAACCTGGAAGCAGGATTGATGATCGATTCCAAACCAACCGATCAGACGGAAAAAGAAATTACAGACATTTTGAAATCGAACCAATGGTTGAGTACGCAGGAAGCGGGTTACTGTATCCTTGCATTGACAAGCGGGAAAATCAAGAATAACGGAACGCTGCAATTTGAAATCAATTCTGAAAAAGTAACTGCCGGCAAATGCATGATTACTAAAAACTACACGGAAGCTGACGGAACCAAACTGAAACGTCTGTCCGTGCGAAACACTTCTTCCAAAAAAATCTATGTGACTTTTTGCACGAAGAAAGTACCACAGATCGGTAAAGAGAAGAAGATCCGGAGCAACCTGGAAATGACGATCAGTTACACCAATTTGAATGGTGTTTCTATTGATCCTTCCAAAATCACACAAGGAACAGATTTTATCATGGAAGTCAAACTGAAAAACCCCACAAAAGACCAATTCTATCGCGAAATGGCTTTAAACCAAATTATGCCGAGCGGCTGGGAAATTCACAATGCACGCTTGTATGATGATGAAAGCACCCCGAACATTGATTACCAGGATTACAGGGACGACCGCGTTTATAGTTACTTTAAACTCGCACCGAATGAAACGAAAATTTTCAAAATCCAGTTGAATGCTTCGTATTTGGGAAGATTCTATCTGCCAGCTGTATTCTCGGAAGCCATGTATGATCATGCCGTCAATGCCCAGGAAAAGGGTCGCTGGGTGGAAGTAACCAAAATCATAAAACAACCTAAATCATCCTAA
- a CDS encoding Mpo1-like protein, producing the protein MKTLEEWFAEYSVSHQNATNKKIHYICVPAIFFSVVGLLMSIPNRGLISLVHSDNFLYVNWAVVALIPVLYFYLRLSWKMAFYILIFSAICVIGNYFLAQIGPLWLSSLIIFAVAWVGQFYGHQIEGKKPSFLKDIQFLLIGPAWILQKWFGTPK; encoded by the coding sequence ATGAAAACGCTCGAAGAATGGTTTGCAGAATATTCCGTCAGTCACCAAAACGCGACAAACAAGAAAATTCACTACATCTGTGTTCCGGCAATTTTCTTTTCGGTTGTGGGATTGTTAATGAGCATTCCCAATCGCGGATTGATCAGTTTGGTTCATTCGGATAATTTCCTTTACGTGAATTGGGCGGTCGTTGCTTTAATTCCAGTATTGTATTTCTATTTACGCTTATCCTGGAAAATGGCGTTCTACATTTTGATCTTCTCGGCAATTTGCGTAATCGGTAATTATTTCCTGGCACAAATAGGACCTTTGTGGCTAAGTTCCCTGATCATTTTTGCGGTTGCGTGGGTCGGGCAATTTTACGGACATCAAATTGAAGGGAAAAAACCGTCTTTTCTCAAAGACATTCAATTTTTATTAATCGGTCCTGCCTGGATTTTGCAAAAGTGGTTCGGTACGCCTAAGTAA
- a CDS encoding LytTR family DNA-binding domain-containing protein, translating to MIRAVIIDDIEQARITFRKDLEVYAPDIEVVGEASGVVEGAKLLKKTPIDILFLDIQMQDGSGFDLLDILPEIPFKIIFITASDAHAIKAFRYAAIDYLLKPVDPDELTEALKKFRSHNHNEQDNYRLLNESLKQSHKVQERLALHAQDKIHIVQIADIIRCESNVNYTEFFFTNSKRIVVSRTLKDFEDILGELGFFRVHQSHLVNTKMIQEFVKVEGGHLIMSDGKMIPVSTRKRADVVKMLEQL from the coding sequence ATGATCAGAGCTGTAATTATTGATGATATTGAGCAGGCACGCATTACCTTCAGAAAGGATCTGGAAGTGTACGCACCGGACATTGAAGTGGTGGGCGAAGCTTCCGGAGTGGTGGAGGGCGCAAAGTTGTTGAAGAAAACTCCCATTGATATTTTGTTCCTGGATATCCAGATGCAGGACGGATCGGGATTTGACCTCCTGGATATTTTGCCCGAAATTCCTTTCAAGATCATTTTTATAACGGCCAGCGATGCGCATGCTATCAAGGCTTTTCGCTATGCGGCCATTGATTATTTGCTGAAGCCCGTGGACCCGGATGAACTGACCGAAGCATTGAAGAAATTCCGGAGCCACAATCACAACGAGCAGGACAATTACCGCTTGCTAAACGAGTCTCTGAAACAAAGTCATAAAGTACAGGAACGCCTGGCTTTACATGCACAGGACAAAATCCACATCGTACAAATTGCAGATATTATTCGTTGCGAAAGCAATGTAAACTACACGGAATTCTTTTTTACCAATTCGAAGCGCATTGTAGTTTCAAGAACCTTGAAGGATTTTGAAGATATTTTAGGCGAATTGGGCTTTTTCCGGGTGCATCAGTCGCACCTGGTAAATACGAAAATGATCCAGGAATTTGTAAAAGTAGAAGGCGGACATTTGATTATGTCGGATGGAAAAATGATCCCCGTTTCTACCCGTAAGCGTGCGGATGTGGTGAAGATGCTGGAACAGCTTTGA
- a CDS encoding two-component regulator propeller domain-containing protein encodes MRKNRFLICFFLLISINFGFGQLASFRNFSVENGLGQSQVYCSLQDHKGYLWFGTRGGGLSRFDGQNFQSYTDKQGLINNYIYSLHQGRDKTLWVGTNDGLSKYNGKEFETLKVPVFENHFAVFHLAEDPAGHIWLATNHGIFVVYGDSIRSLNNTLGIGERTVNTLFFDKSGELWFGTGNGLFSAKQQNGSWYVTDHGKRNRVMKNAITCITEDQQGAIWIGTYGDGVYVYNRKNYFRIDLKRELYKQTVFDILIDEHQTIWLATLNLGLVQVDRNTKEFTMYTERNGLGNNHVRSVIKDNWGDLWIGTSGGGVSQFAGKLFTHYSTNSGLGGNFIYSIFRDHSGKLWFGTAQNGVSVLDQGTFSQHNLQNGFEAIKVKAIAEDQDGLMYFGTEGQGIGMLSAGGFSWIDPTRKYYVRQMVCDNKNRLWAATSGSGLVCITDQGKTVKLLSIREGLIHMRLTSVYVDRRGLVWYGSESAGLACYDPETGKSRVLTKMNGLSSDAIRSIVEDSKGRIWVGTAGAGVNCISVGTKLKVIKKISIQEGLHSSNVYLMVFDLRGNLILGSESGLDVIDLTENLEIKNKRHYGKSDGFLGVETCQNSVWKDKDGKIWFGTINGASCYNRSNLQLNKTAPILSILDVQLFYESLGAKGFAKDILPWNSYRAIDLDYDQNHLSFIFKGINLKNPEGVEYSWKMAGFESKWSPWTKDQRITYSNMSPGKYVFLLRSRNEDGFVNQTPERIVFTIAAPFWKTTWFILLEILAGVFVLLGTVQFLTKRIRTKAKAAQKEAEFARNLLELEQKALRLQMNPHFIFNALNSIQGLIGTENETKARYYLAKFSRLMRQILDNSRNATISLEEEISTLENYLLIEQFCNGNRFEYEIIVDLETESSFIQIPPMLIQPFVENAIKHGFKFDAADSRKGKITCSFREESDGITCVIRDNGIGREAAGKNQQASNEPQHVSRGFNVTKERLDLLSTNSGGHEVKIVDLYDDNGQVIGTEVQLFIPL; translated from the coding sequence ATGCGAAAAAACAGATTTCTGATATGCTTTTTCCTGTTGATTTCGATCAATTTCGGATTCGGTCAATTGGCCAGTTTCCGGAATTTTTCGGTGGAAAATGGGTTGGGACAATCACAGGTGTATTGTTCACTCCAGGATCATAAGGGGTATTTGTGGTTTGGAACAAGAGGTGGTGGTTTGTCGCGATTCGACGGTCAGAATTTTCAATCCTATACGGACAAGCAGGGATTAATCAATAATTACATTTATTCGCTGCACCAGGGACGTGACAAAACACTTTGGGTAGGAACAAACGACGGCTTGTCGAAGTACAACGGAAAGGAATTTGAAACCCTCAAAGTACCGGTATTTGAGAATCATTTTGCCGTTTTTCACCTGGCAGAAGATCCAGCCGGGCATATCTGGTTAGCGACCAATCACGGAATTTTTGTCGTTTACGGAGACTCGATCCGTTCATTGAACAATACCTTGGGAATCGGTGAGCGAACGGTCAATACCCTGTTCTTTGATAAATCGGGTGAGTTGTGGTTTGGAACCGGGAACGGACTTTTTTCAGCGAAACAGCAAAACGGAAGCTGGTATGTGACCGATCACGGGAAACGCAACCGCGTGATGAAAAATGCGATCACGTGTATTACGGAAGATCAGCAGGGAGCTATCTGGATCGGAACTTATGGTGATGGTGTCTACGTTTACAACCGGAAGAATTATTTCAGGATCGATCTGAAGCGCGAATTATACAAGCAAACGGTTTTCGACATTTTAATCGACGAACATCAGACGATTTGGCTGGCAACACTAAACCTCGGACTGGTACAGGTCGACAGGAATACCAAAGAATTCACGATGTATACCGAACGGAACGGACTTGGAAACAATCACGTGCGATCGGTCATAAAAGATAATTGGGGCGACTTGTGGATCGGGACATCGGGAGGTGGAGTTTCGCAATTTGCAGGGAAACTATTTACGCATTATTCCACGAATTCCGGTTTGGGAGGAAATTTTATCTATTCGATATTCAGGGATCATTCGGGGAAATTGTGGTTTGGAACGGCACAAAACGGAGTAAGTGTTTTGGACCAGGGAACTTTTTCACAGCACAACCTCCAAAATGGGTTCGAAGCAATCAAAGTGAAGGCAATTGCGGAAGACCAGGATGGTTTGATGTATTTCGGAACAGAAGGCCAGGGAATCGGGATGCTCTCAGCAGGCGGATTCAGCTGGATTGATCCGACGCGTAAATATTACGTACGTCAAATGGTTTGTGATAATAAGAACCGTTTGTGGGCTGCAACTTCCGGTTCAGGGTTGGTTTGCATTACCGACCAGGGAAAAACGGTCAAATTGTTGTCTATCCGGGAAGGATTGATCCACATGCGCCTGACATCCGTGTATGTGGACAGGCGAGGGTTGGTGTGGTACGGATCAGAATCCGCCGGGTTGGCTTGTTACGATCCGGAAACGGGAAAGAGCCGGGTGTTGACGAAAATGAACGGGCTGAGTTCGGATGCGATCCGTTCCATCGTGGAAGATTCCAAAGGCCGTATTTGGGTCGGAACAGCGGGGGCGGGAGTGAATTGTATTTCGGTCGGTACCAAATTGAAAGTCATTAAGAAGATCAGCATTCAGGAAGGCTTGCATTCATCGAATGTTTACCTGATGGTGTTTGATCTGCGCGGAAACCTGATTTTAGGTTCTGAATCCGGGCTGGATGTGATTGATCTCACTGAAAACCTGGAGATCAAAAACAAGCGGCATTATGGCAAAAGTGATGGTTTTTTAGGAGTGGAAACGTGCCAGAACAGTGTTTGGAAAGATAAAGACGGGAAAATTTGGTTCGGGACCATTAACGGTGCCAGCTGTTACAACCGTTCGAATTTGCAATTGAACAAAACAGCGCCGATCCTGAGTATCCTGGATGTGCAATTGTTTTATGAGTCTTTGGGTGCGAAAGGCTTTGCAAAAGATATTCTTCCCTGGAACAGCTATCGCGCTATTGATCTGGACTACGATCAGAATCACCTCAGTTTTATCTTTAAGGGAATCAACCTTAAGAATCCGGAAGGTGTGGAATATTCCTGGAAAATGGCTGGTTTTGAAAGCAAGTGGTCGCCATGGACAAAAGATCAGCGGATTACGTACTCGAATATGTCGCCCGGGAAATATGTGTTTTTACTGCGTTCCCGAAACGAAGACGGCTTCGTGAATCAAACACCTGAACGTATTGTATTTACGATTGCAGCTCCGTTTTGGAAAACTACCTGGTTTATTTTGCTGGAAATCCTGGCGGGAGTTTTCGTTCTTTTGGGAACTGTTCAATTTCTGACCAAACGGATCCGTACCAAAGCAAAAGCTGCACAAAAAGAGGCAGAATTTGCCCGGAATTTGCTGGAGTTGGAACAAAAGGCCCTGCGTTTGCAGATGAATCCGCATTTTATTTTCAATGCACTGAATTCCATTCAGGGATTGATCGGTACGGAGAATGAAACGAAAGCACGCTATTACCTGGCGAAATTCTCCCGGTTGATGCGCCAGATTTTGGACAATTCTCGGAATGCCACCATTTCATTGGAAGAGGAGATTTCGACACTTGAAAATTACCTGTTAATTGAACAGTTCTGCAATGGAAACCGCTTTGAATACGAAATCATTGTGGATCTGGAAACAGAATCGAGCTTCATTCAAATTCCCCCGATGCTCATTCAGCCCTTTGTTGAAAATGCCATCAAACATGGCTTTAAATTCGATGCTGCAGATTCCCGAAAAGGAAAAATTACGTGTTCGTTCCGGGAAGAAAGTGATGGAATTACCTGCGTAATCCGGGATAATGGGATCGGCCGGGAAGCAGCCGGAAAAAATCAGCAGGCCAGTAATGAACCGCAACATGTTTCGCGCGGTTTCAATGTGACGAAAGAAAGATTAGATTTGTTGAGTACCAATTCGGGCGGACATGAAGTCAAAATTGTAGATTTGTACGACGACAACGGACAGGTTATCGGAACGGAAGTTCAACTTTTTATACCCTTGTAA